From one Henningerozyma blattae CBS 6284 chromosome 1, complete genome genomic stretch:
- the OMS1 gene encoding putative RNA methyltransferase (similar to Saccharomyces cerevisiae OMS1 (YDR316W); ancestral locus Anc_5.344), whose amino-acid sequence MNHIRTSYRGLRTIPRLIEKKNSFFLKSLPRKNIHPLVINSLQHRCLHLKGRQEKPPSDSISISNTDDASNLQELKKKSKIQYFAKLTQTDDFKKKLTKYLIIIYAIFIYYGLTYMQKLYKKEKELVELEKKLESEGNDKLTLEEQLRLKEWKGELSYKERHQLFQIRYPELSATKGIDSALEAYDTTQFYDSVAEDYDKQINKEERFIGIKSKRKWVMRQATGDVLEVSCGTGRNVPYLKASDIRSITYVDSSLKMIELTRDRFKKKYPNFKNVAFVQRKAEDLVKSNESSQEGAPQMKYDTIVETFGLCSHEDPVNSLKNFAKLLKPNGKIVLLEHGRGDYQFINKILDKRAKPRLEKWGCRWNLDIEELLGESGLKIKKVSRSHFGTTWCITAMRAEDDVNDGNDVPLTEKYWGIKKQ is encoded by the coding sequence CATCGTTGTTTACATTTAAAAGGAAGACAAGAGAAACCACCTTCTGattcaatatcaatttcCAATACAGATGATGCTTCGAATTTacaagaattgaaaaaaaaatccaagATTCAATATTTTGCCAAATTGACTCAAACtgatgattttaaaaaaaaattaacaaaatatcttattataatatatgctattttcatttattatgGTCTTACATATATgcaaaaattatataaaaaagaaaaagaattagttgaattagaaaagaaattggAATCGGAAggtaatgataaattaactTTAGAGGAGCAATTGCGTTTAAAAGAGTGGAAAGGCGAATTAAGTTATAAAGAAAGACAtcaattgtttcaaatCAGGTATCCAGAATTATCAGCTACTAAAGGGATTGATTCAGCACTAGAAGCTTACGATACTACTCAGTTTTATGATAGTGTGGCAGAGGATTATGATAAACAAATTaacaaagaagaaagattTATTGGTATAAAAtccaaaagaaaatggGTTATGAGACAGGCTACGGGAGACGTTTTGGAAGTCTCTTGTGGTACTGGTAGAAATGTTCCATATTTGAAAGCTTCTGATATTCGATCAATAACTTATGTTGATAGTTCATTAAAGATGATTGAATTAACAAGAGATcgatttaagaaaaaataccccaattttaaaaatgtagCATTTGTTCAACGTAAAGCTGAAGATTTAGTAAAGTCAAATGAATCTAGTCAAGAAGGTGCACCACAAATGAAATACGATACTATTGTTGAAACTTTTGGATTATGTTCACATGAAGACCCTGTCAATTCGTTAAAGAATTTTgccaaattattaaaaccTAATGGgaaaattgttttattgGAGCATGGTAGAGGTGATTatcaatttataaataaaatccTGGATAAAAGAGCCAAACCAAGATTGGAGAAATGGGGGTGTAGATGGAATTTAGATATCGAAGAGTTATTGGGTGAATCTGGACTAAAGATTAAGAAAGTTAGTCGATCACATTTTGGGACTACTTGGTGTATTACTGCTATGAGAGCGGAAGACGATGTGAATGACGGTAATGATGTGCCATTAACTGAAAAATATTGGGGTATCAAAAAACAATGA
- the RRP4 gene encoding exosome non-catalytic core subunit RRP4 (similar to Saccharomyces cerevisiae RRP4 (YHR069C); ancestral locus Anc_5.345), which produces MSDVISITKKSGSFQKFNWSDDIERSLNKSIYHKNDEMDIDSDEDEDEKDIDTLTSGATTSTNNSTFNNQQIVTPGELVTDDPMWMRGHGTYYLSNMTYSSVAGAVSKVNRLLSVLPLKARYSPETGDHIVGRITEVGNRRWKVDIGAKQHAVLMLGSVNLPGGILRRKSENDELQMRSFLKEGDLLNAEVQTLFQDGSASLHTRSLKYGKLRDGIFLRVPSSLIVRSKNHTHNLPGNVTVVLGVNGYIWLRKTSQMDLTNDSSSTNLNSSTASSTQGPTGSINTNSISITRLEEESSWRIYSDENDKNITNNLRKTISRYTNVIRALSMGEIGITKERIVTGYEASMAFPNIGSLIELNNMQTICEDVINAEKMRGNAI; this is translated from the coding sequence ATGTCTGACGTGATTTCTATTACAAAGAAAAGTGGATCTTTccaaaaattcaattggtccgatgatattgaaagaaGTTTGAATAAATCTATTTATCATAAAAATGATGAGATGGATATCGATagtgatgaagatgaagatgaaaaagatATCGATACCCTGACCTCTGGAGCAACTACTTCAACCAACAACTCtacttttaataatcaACAAATTGTTACTCCAGGTGAACTGGTCACTGATGATCCTATGTGGATGAGAGGTCATGGGacatattatttaagtAACATGACTTATTCTTCAGTGGCAGGTGCTGTTTCAAAAGTTAATAGACTGTTATCAGTACTTCCTTTAAAGGCAAGATATTCTCCAGAGACTGGTGATCATATTGTAGGTAGAATCACTGAAGTCGGTAATAGAAGATGGAAAGTAGATATTGGTGCAAAACAACATGCAGTATTAATGTTAGGTTCTGTTAATTTACCAGGTGGTATTTTAAGAAGAAAATcagaaaatgatgaattgcAAATGAGATCGTTTTTAAAAGAAGGTGATTTGTTGAATGCTGAGGTTCAAACGTTATTCCAAGACGGAAGTGCTTCACTACATACAAGATCGTTGAAATACGGGAAATTAAGAGACGGGATCTTCTTGAGAGTCCCCAGCTCTTTAATTGTTAGATCCAAAAACCATACTCATAATTTACCAGGTAATGTCACTGTTGTATTGGGCGTGAATGGGTACATTTGGTTAAGAAAGACTTCACAAATGGATTTGACAAATGATTCATCTTCTACAAATCTAAATAGTTCTACAGCATCTTCAACTCAAGGCCCAACAGGTTCaattaatacaaattcaatttcaattacaagattagaagaagaatcaTCTTGGAGGATTTATTcagatgaaaatgataaaaatattacaaataatttaagGAAAACCATTTCTCGTTATACAAACGTCATAAGAGCTTTATCAATGGGAGAAATTGGGATAACGAAAGAACGTATTGTCACTGGTTATGAAGCAAGTATGGCCTTTCCAAATATAGGCTCATTAATCGAATTAAATAACATGCAAACCATTTGTGAAGATGTGATTAATGCAGAAAAGATGAGAGGTAATgctatttaa
- the PCL5 gene encoding Pcl5p (similar to Saccharomyces cerevisiae PCL5 (YHR071W); ancestral locus Anc_5.347), which produces MNMIIPYDTPPYVVESVNNGFHLHSSSSSPSLFIDNIAQYLSSVSLPFQTVKIKNDKATISAFLTQIIKRSKLSKSLVLYSTLYASKIFSKHQCNSPEFANCSKRILLLSIIIAHKFNNDNTFSIKTWSQISGLKSTELINMERWCLQTLDYNLNIDPIALKKFNIFIRSLNERTVINSALKRRRVSTSNNVSISPNPITNNHHQSACRVDSKRSSSSVDEDGLEIHTSHKRLKLVSILN; this is translated from the coding sequence atgaatatgattattCCTTATGACACTCCTCCATATGTAGTCGAGTCAGTCAACAACGGTTTCCATTTGcattcttcatcttcttctccCAGTTTATTCATCGATAATATTGCTCAATATTTATCTTCAGTCTCTTTACCTTTCCAAACAGtaaagattaaaaatgaCAAAGCCACTATATCTGCATTTTTAACTCAAATTATAAAGCGTTccaaattatcaaaatctttGGTTCTGTATTCTACTCTTTATGCttccaaaatatttagtaAGCACCAATGCAACTCTCCAGAATTTGCCAATTGTTCAAAGAGAATTTTATTGTTGTCGATTATCATTGCTcataaattcaataatgataatacttTCTCCATAAAAACGTGGTCTCAAATCTCAGGTTTGAAATCTACTGAGTTGATCAATATGGAACGTTGGTGTTTGCAAACTTTggattataatttaaacatTGACCCAATCGCTTTAAAGAAgtttaatatattcattcGTTCTTTAAATGAGCGGACTGTCATCAACTCAGCATTAAAACGGCGGAGGGTCTCCACCTCCAATAACGTATCCATTTCGCCCAACCCCATCACGAacaatcatcatcaatcTGCTTGTCGTGTGGACTCTAAACGCTCTTCTTCCTCTGTTGATGAAGACGGTTTAGAGATTCATACCAGTCACAAGAGATTAAAATTAGTTTCAATCTTAAATTAG
- the HIM1 gene encoding Him1p (similar to Saccharomyces cerevisiae HIM1 (YDR317W); ancestral locus Anc_5.348), with product MEQETNYIFFGSTGMTGFTTLTNLLNINSYLQAKDPQSAIDNLPQDFQWQACDDSLDLYLVKNIFCINRRFFDSPIYLDEKIISSNISINYKDKTFELQFQSNTNSVSNNITEQNELKLPLVSTDCLRYFIDTGNIQLETTPGKENQILTTDEVWYHFNQQLCQLNFKQINLNENENDNDNVQEKFIKLNYIINIYQFVLPKSDTWLEVLPNIFKPTTILHSKINCTWNYIDQFTNEKSNIVLPKLEDIQVMICTLGTNLLCDQKKIDFDLTFQLSNWFSNRLGKKLVIVTAFNNSLLSKTFNYFNVKNQLEKSLKYDLDFPLGELVILRPGPLLGTHVLNPSEEQAVVLNHSTKILKQLWFYKTFFSNHKC from the coding sequence atggaacAAGAAACTAATTATATCTTCTTTGGTTCCACGGGGATGACAGGGTTCACTACCCTTACAAACTTATTAAACATAAACTCATATTTACAAGCAAAAGATCCCCAATCCgcaattgataatttaccACAAGATTTCCAATGGCAAGCTTGTGATGATTCATtagatttatatttagttaaaaatattttttgtatcAATAGAAGATTCTTCGATTCTCCAATTTATTTAGAtgagaaaattatttcttcgaatatttcaatcaattataaagataaaacTTTCGAATTACAATTTCaatcaaatacaaattcagtttcaaataatattactgAACAgaatgaattgaaattacCTTTAGTATCAACAGATTGTCTGAGATACTTTATCGACACGGGGAATATTCAATTGGAAACAACCCCTGGTaaagaaaatcaaattttaacCACTGATGAAGTTTGGTATCATTTCAATCAACAACTTTgtcaattgaattttaagcaaataaatttaaatgaaaatgaaaatgataatgataatgtacaagaaaaattcattaaattgaattatattattaatatttatcaatttgtATTACCAAAATCAGATACTTGGTTAGAAGTTttaccaaatatttttaaaccaACTACAATTTTACattctaaaattaattgtaCTTGGAATTATATTGATCAATttacaaatgaaaaatcaaatatcgttttaccaaaattagaagatattCAAGTAATGATTTGTACTTTAGgaacaaatttattatgtgatcaaaaaaaaattgattttgatttaactTTCCAATTATCAAATTGGTTTTCTAATAGATTAGGGAAAAAATTAGTCATTGTAACtgcatttaataattcattactttccaaaacttttaattatttcaatgttaaaaatcaattggaAAAGAGTTTAAAATATGACCTAGATTTCCCCTTGGGTGAATTAGTCATTTTACGACCAGGTCCTTTACTTGGTACTCATGTTTTAAATCCATCTGAAGAACAAGCTGTGGttttaaatcattcaacaaaaatattaaaacaacTTTGGTTTtataaaacttttttttcaaatcacaaatgttaa
- the YFT2 gene encoding Yft2p (similar to Saccharomyces cerevisiae YDR319C; ancestral locus Anc_5.350) — protein sequence MKQLAPNWIVLVCLYPSIMLFGSLTGSLGGYNKSNGNGHNDIDDLPSEPSDKFWLIRSNSWFNQLFAYNGNTVFLGLFLIIVSLQVYFSREDARLSLPIEIRTISRIKQFQTKHYLRIAKEYICKLILKYFFLYLEFLFIDHLFVLTGGYCTNGSGTRDAMICRSGNGEWVGGFDISGHFCFLVTLSLIIWLELFKLEEFIRSRDLKSNVTNEVIFMVFFIVSILILWIVMLCVTSLYYHTFVEKLLGCIMGYICPIVMYRVLPRNTIFTRYIYK from the coding sequence ATGAAGCAGTTAGCCCCGAATTGGATAGTGTTAGTATGCTTATATCCTAGCATTATGCTGTTCGGTAGTCTTACTGGTTCATTAGGAGGTTACAATAAATCAAATGGTAATGGCcataatgatattgatgatttgCCCAGTGAACCTTCAGATAAATTTTGGTTAATTAGATCTAACAGTTGGTTCAATCAACTATTTGCATATAACGGTAATACCGTTTTCCTAGGgctatttttaataatagtgTCATTGCAGGTTTATTTCTCAAGAGAGGATGCAAGATTATCATTACCTATTGAAATTAGAACTATTTCACGCataaaacaatttcaaaCTAAACATTATTTAAGGATTGccaaagaatatatttgtaaattaatattaaaatattttttcttatatttagaatttcTGTTCATTGATcatttatttgtattgACTGGTGGTTATTGTACAAATGGTAGTGGTACTCGAGATGCTATGATATGTAGATCAGGAAATGGTGAATGGGTTGGTGGATTTGATATTAGTGGtcatttttgttttttagtTACTTTAAGTTTAATCATATGGttggaattatttaagttagaagaatttattagatCAAGAGATTTAAAATCCAATGTAACTAATGAGGTTATATTTAtggttttttttattgtatcGATTTTAATACTTTGGATAGTGATGTTATGTGTCACCTCTCTATATTATCACACGTTCGTGGAAAAGCTGCTGGGTTGCATAATGGGTTATATATGTCCTATTGTAATGTATCGGGTGTTACCAAGGAATACTATATTTACACGTTACATATATaagtaa
- the ERG7 gene encoding lanosterol synthase ERG7 (similar to Saccharomyces cerevisiae ERG7 (YHR072W); ancestral locus Anc_5.351) gives MDIFQAAITDKDILYSDELKLPKTDPRRWRLITDKLGRESWEYLSEEDSKKIPQSTFVKWLLQIPDFPTPKPKIKQGDKNFTTHDALLNGANFFKLLQDPESGIFPCQYKGPMFLTIGYVAVQYIAGIKIPEHERLEIIRYIVNTAHPVDGGWGLHSVDKSTVFGTVLNYVILRLLGLPKTHPVCVKARKTLIRLGGAIGSPHWGKIWLSVLNLYKWEGVNPAPPETWLLPYSLPIHPGRWWVHTRGVYLPVSYLGLTKFACPPTPLIEEIRKEIYATEYDTIDFSKHRNTVCGVDLYYPHSKILDVANNILVFYEKWIRPNFIYNKSKEKVLDLIEKEIANTDYLCIAPVNQAFCSLVILVEKGVNSKEFERCQYRFKDALFHGPQGMTVMGTNGVQTWDCAFAVQYFFMAGLAERPEFKDLIIRSYKFLCRSQFDTECVPGSFRDKRIGGWGFSTKTQGYTVSDCTAESIKAIIMVRNSPAFKEVHDEISDERLYQGIEILMSLQNLGKFEYGSFATYEKIKAPLSMELLNPAEVFCNIMVEYPYVECTDSSVLGLTYFHKHYDYKYDEIGKRIRLAIDYIKRAQNNDGSWYGSWGICFTYASMFALEALETIGEDYNNSETVKKGCDFIVSKQNKDGGWSETMKSSEIHYYVDSGDLEGSYVVQTSWSVIGLILANYPDKDVVYRGIEYIKSQQLPSGEWEFQNVEGVFNHSCGIEYPSYRFLFPIKALGLYRTRYCQKP, from the coding sequence ATGGATATATTTCAAGCAGCTATAACCGATAAGgatatattatattctgATGAACTTAAACTACCTAAAACAGATCCAAGAAGATGGAGATTGATCACAGATAAATTAGGTAGAGAAAGCTGGGAATATTTAAGTGAAGAAGATTCAAAGAAAATTCCACAATCTACTTTTGTTAAATGGTTACTACAAATTCCAGATTTTCCCACGCCTAAACCAAAAATCAAACAAGGCGACAAGAATTTTACTACTCACGATGCATTATTGAATGGTgccaattttttcaaattattacaagATCCAGAGTCAGGTATTTTCCCCTGCCAATATAAAGGTCCAATGTTTCTAACAATTGGTTATGTTGCTGTACAGTACATTGCTGGAATAAAGATACCAGAACATGAACGATTAGAAATCATCAGATATATTGTAAATACAGCCCATCCAGTTGATGGAGGTTGGGGTTTACATTCAGTAGATAAGTCAACTGTGTTTGGTACTGTATTAAATTATGTGATTTTACGTCTATTGGGATTACCTAAAACCCACCCAGTTTGTGTAAAAGCAAGGAAGACTCTTATAAGACTGGGGGGTGCAATTGGCTCACCACATTGGGGTAAAATATGGCTAAGTGTGCTAAACTTATACAAGTGGGAAGGTGTCAATCCAGCACCACCCGAAACATGGTTGCTACCTTATTCATTACCAATACATCCAGGCAGATGGTGGGTTCACACTAGAGGTGTATATTTGCCGGTTAGTTATTTAGGGTTGACAAAGTTTGCATGCCCCCCAACACCATTAATAGaagaaattagaaaagaGATTTATGCTACAGAATATGATACGATTGATTTTAGTAAACATAGAAATACTGTATGTGGTGTTGATTTATACTATCCTCACTCTAAAATCTTAGATGTagctaataatattctagTATTTTATGAAAAGTGGATAAGACCCAATTTCATCTATAACAAATCCAAAGAAAAAGTATTAGACTTAATTGAAAAGGAAATTGCAAATACTGATTATTTATGTATTGCACCTGTGAATCAAGCATTTTGCTCACTTGTTATCTTGGTTGAAAAGGGTGTTAACTCTAAGGAATTTGAACGATGCCAATATCGTTTCAAAGATGCATTATTTCATGGCCCACAAGGGATGACAGTGATGGGTACAAATGGTGTTCAAACTTGGGATTGTGCATTTGCCgtacaatatttttttatggCAGGTCTAGCTGAAAGACCTGAATTCAAAGACTTAATTATTAGAAGTTATAAATTCTTGTGTAGATCTCAATTTGACACTGAATGTGTTCCAGGTAGTTTCAGAGACAAGCGTATTGGTGGATGGGGGTTTTCTACAAAGACCCAAGGATACACTGTGAGCGATTGTACTGCCGAGTCTATAAAAGCTATTATAATGGTTAGAAATAGCCCTGCTTTTAAAGAAGTTCATGATGAAATTAGTGATGAACGGTTATATCAAggtattgaaattttaatgtCTTTACAAAATCTTggtaaatttgaatatggGTCCTTCGCTACTTATGAGAAAATTAAAGCTCCATTGTCTatggaattattaaacCCAGCTGAAgtattttgtaatattatgGTTGAATATCCATATGTAGAATGCACAGATAGTTCAGTCCTTGGATTGACCTACTTCCACAAACATTACGACTATAAATATGATGAGATTGGCAAGCGTATTAGACTAGCCATTGATTATATCAAAAGAGCACAAAACAATGATGGCAGTTGGTATGGTTCTTGGGGGATCTGTTTCACCTATGCTTCGATGTTTGCCTTAGAGGCCCTCGAGACTATTGGAGAAGATTACAACAATTCTGAAACAGTCAAGAAAGGCTGTGATTTTATTGTGAGCAAACAGAACAAGGATGGTGGATGGTCTGAAACAATGAAATCTAGCGAGATCCACTACTATGTGGATAGTGGTGATTTGGAAGGGTCCTATGTAGTTCAAACCAGTTGGAGTGTGATCGGATTGATCTTGGCTAATTATCCCGATAAAGATGTTGTCTATAGGGGTATTGAGTATATCAAGAGCCAACAACTACCAAGTGGAGAATGGGAGTTTCAGAATGTAGAAGGTGTTTTCAACCATTCATGTGGAATAGAATATCCAAGTTACCGGTTCTTATTTCCTATAAAGGCATTAGGCTTATATAGGACACGGTATTGCCAAAAACCGTAG
- the DAD4 gene encoding Dad4p (similar to Saccharomyces cerevisiae DAD4 (YDR320C-A); ancestral locus Anc_5.354), with amino-acid sequence MQNPHEQQQIDILRRITATVDRLNESVVTMNKELKVANSYSNKLKFIGDLSEHYHESTQFNLKATGLKKDPTTN; translated from the coding sequence ATGCAAAATCCTCATGAGCAACAACAGATAGATATACTTCGGAGGATCACCGCTACTGTCGATAGGCTTAATGAGAGTGTAGTGACAATGAATAAAGAACTCAAAGTGGCCAACAGCTATTCgaataaattaaagtttATAGGAGACTTATCAGAACATTACCATGAGAGCACGCAGTTCAACTTAAAGGCTACTGGGCTGAAAAAAGATCCTACAACGAATTGA